From a single Sulfitobacter sp. DSM 110093 genomic region:
- a CDS encoding Fic family protein, with the protein MTPRHEPQASLRGHLTFALKYEGLDLAILKRLFEAVGSEPIVAWASDEPNGSYARRVWFLYEWLLQTQIGLEDATGGRYVQVLDDRLQYGSAGSNSSRHRVKNNLPGTPDFCPLVFRTPELDAFCAMDLAHRAKQILDEVPRDLLARTAAFLLLKDSRSSYAIEGERPPQDRIQRWGRAIGEAGRQPLDQEELLRLQQIVIGDDRFIKLGFRQEGGFVGSHDRESQLPLPDHISAKHEDLDDLIAGMVAFDSINGQNLDPVIASAVLAFGFVYIHPFEDGNGRLHRYIFHHVLAERGFNPPGVVFPISSAILERVDDYRAVLESYSTRLLPFIEWKPTEKSNVEVINDTGDFYRFFDATPHAVFLYSCVQKTIEVDLPYETDFLRQYDLFRAAIDDIFDMPARTVDLLFRFLQQNNGQLSERARGKEFAALTDHEVERVEDIYSNFNAS; encoded by the coding sequence ATGACACCACGTCATGAGCCCCAGGCTTCACTGCGTGGCCATCTGACATTCGCCCTAAAGTATGAAGGGCTTGATCTCGCTATTCTCAAACGATTGTTTGAGGCTGTTGGGAGTGAACCAATCGTTGCATGGGCTAGTGATGAACCTAATGGAAGCTATGCGCGGAGGGTTTGGTTCCTCTATGAATGGCTCCTCCAAACGCAAATTGGTCTGGAAGACGCAACTGGCGGACGCTACGTACAAGTGCTGGACGACCGTCTTCAATATGGGTCGGCCGGGTCAAACTCGTCACGTCATAGAGTGAAGAATAATCTGCCCGGGACACCAGACTTCTGTCCTTTGGTGTTTCGCACGCCGGAGCTTGATGCTTTCTGCGCAATGGACCTGGCGCACAGAGCCAAACAGATTTTGGACGAAGTGCCCCGCGATCTTTTAGCGCGTACAGCCGCATTTTTATTGCTGAAGGACTCTCGGTCCAGTTACGCTATTGAAGGCGAACGCCCCCCCCAAGATCGCATTCAACGTTGGGGTCGCGCCATTGGTGAGGCAGGCCGACAGCCACTTGATCAAGAAGAACTGCTCCGTCTCCAACAGATTGTCATTGGGGATGACCGTTTCATAAAATTGGGTTTCCGCCAGGAAGGCGGCTTCGTCGGATCGCATGATCGTGAAAGCCAGTTGCCTCTTCCGGATCATATAAGCGCGAAGCATGAAGACCTGGACGACCTAATTGCTGGCATGGTCGCGTTTGACAGCATAAATGGGCAGAATCTCGACCCTGTGATTGCCTCAGCGGTGCTCGCGTTTGGTTTTGTCTACATTCATCCGTTTGAAGACGGAAACGGGCGTCTGCATCGATACATCTTCCACCATGTTTTGGCCGAGCGTGGGTTTAATCCGCCAGGTGTCGTGTTCCCGATCTCGTCTGCAATCCTTGAACGCGTCGACGACTACCGCGCTGTCCTCGAAAGCTATTCAACACGACTGCTGCCGTTCATCGAATGGAAGCCAACTGAAAAATCCAATGTCGAAGTCATTAACGACACGGGCGATTTTTACCGCTTTTTTGACGCCACACCGCATGCTGTATTTCTCTACAGCTGCGTCCAAAAAACGATCGAAGTTGATCTGCCTTATGAGACTGATTTCCTCCGTCAATACGACCTGTTCCGCGCAGCAATAGATGACATCTTTGACATGCCCGCACGCACCGTCGATCTCTTATTCCGCTTCTTACAGCAGAATAATGGCCAGCTCTCTGAGAGAGCACGCGGCAAAGAATTTGCCGCTTTGACTGATCACGAAGTCGAGCGGGTTGAGGACATCTATAGTAATTTCAATGCTTCCTGA
- a CDS encoding DctP family TRAP transporter solute-binding subunit, translated as MISKAGLAAIFATAVFSGAVSADTLRLSHNTGDTTTWHKGAEKFGELLSEKTDGAYDVRVFPNAQLSGGDQMKQAEMVGRGALDLVVTSAINVTPLVPEMAVFSLPYLYGGYAQVDATTQGEPAKMLEDILREKGIEVLAWGENGFREVTNNVRPIKSPEDMKGLNMRVAGPMYIDVMNTLGANPQQMQWGETMTALQQGVVDGQENPIGAVIIPQQVFEVQKHLTTWHYSYDPIFLGVSSKVWEGLDEEKQEQMRAAATEAMEYQREITRKGTADGVAFLQEKGMEVYEPSEEELAAFREATKPAFDSWAEKVGTEIVSSFQDAIASAPAN; from the coding sequence ATGATTTCAAAGGCGGGTTTGGCCGCAATTTTTGCAACCGCCGTCTTCTCCGGCGCGGTCAGCGCGGACACCCTGCGTCTGTCGCATAACACGGGCGACACCACGACTTGGCACAAGGGGGCAGAGAAATTCGGTGAGCTTCTGTCTGAGAAAACCGATGGCGCCTATGACGTGCGCGTCTTTCCCAATGCGCAGCTCTCCGGCGGCGACCAAATGAAGCAGGCCGAGATGGTCGGCCGCGGCGCGCTCGATCTGGTGGTCACCTCTGCGATCAACGTCACACCGCTGGTGCCTGAAATGGCCGTCTTCTCGCTGCCCTACCTCTATGGTGGTTATGCGCAGGTTGATGCGACGACCCAAGGTGAGCCCGCCAAAATGCTCGAAGATATCCTGCGCGAGAAGGGCATCGAAGTCCTTGCCTGGGGCGAAAATGGCTTCCGCGAAGTCACCAACAACGTGCGCCCGATCAAATCCCCAGAGGACATGAAGGGCCTGAACATGCGCGTTGCGGGCCCAATGTATATCGACGTGATGAACACGCTTGGCGCCAACCCCCAGCAGATGCAGTGGGGCGAGACCATGACAGCGCTGCAACAGGGTGTTGTCGACGGTCAGGAAAACCCCATCGGCGCGGTGATCATCCCCCAGCAGGTTTTTGAGGTGCAAAAACACCTGACGACATGGCACTATTCCTACGATCCAATCTTCCTCGGCGTCTCCAGCAAGGTTTGGGAGGGTTTGGACGAAGAAAAGCAGGAACAGATGCGCGCCGCTGCAACCGAGGCGATGGAATACCAGCGCGAGATCACCCGTAAAGGCACCGCCGATGGGGTCGCCTTCCTGCAAGAAAAAGGCATGGAGGTTTACGAGCCTTCCGAAGAAGAACTTGCCGCCTTCCGCGAGGCCACCAAACCCGCGTTTGACTCTTGGGCCGAAAAAGTCGGCACCGAGATCGTCAGCAGCTTCCAAGATGCCATCGCTTCCGCTCCGGCGAACTAA
- a CDS encoding Txe/YoeB family addiction module toxin, giving the protein MKLVFSEQAWEDYQHWVSTNDKVHERINELIKQCKRTPLKGTGKPEPLKGDLTGWWSRRISQEDRMVYRVKGRGDGQSLEIAQLRFHY; this is encoded by the coding sequence GTGAAGCTGGTTTTCTCTGAACAGGCTTGGGAAGACTATCAACACTGGGTCAGTACCAATGACAAGGTGCATGAGCGGATCAACGAGCTGATCAAACAGTGCAAGCGGACCCCTTTAAAAGGGACCGGCAAGCCGGAACCTTTGAAAGGGGATCTGACCGGCTGGTGGTCACGGCGAATTTCTCAGGAAGATCGAATGGTCTACCGGGTCAAGGGAAGGGGCGACGGTCAAAGCTTAGAGATTGCGCAACTGCGGTTCCATTACTGA
- a CDS encoding CcdB family protein: protein MPKYDVFPNPSGDGYLLDVQTDLLSDLNTRMVVPLLPTSSAPKSATRLNPVFDFEDQQVVMVTQFMAAVPAGILRVSIGKLDEEFEKVTSAIDMLFQGF, encoded by the coding sequence ATGCCCAAGTATGACGTATTTCCTAACCCGTCTGGTGATGGTTATCTTTTGGATGTCCAAACGGATCTTCTGAGTGATCTGAACACCAGGATGGTCGTGCCTTTGCTGCCAACATCAAGCGCACCGAAGTCTGCAACAAGGCTCAATCCGGTTTTTGATTTCGAAGATCAACAAGTCGTTATGGTAACGCAGTTCATGGCGGCGGTCCCAGCGGGTATTCTCAGGGTCTCAATTGGAAAACTCGATGAAGAGTTTGAGAAAGTTACATCTGCAATCGACATGCTTTTCCAAGGCTTCTAG
- a CDS encoding acetyl-CoA acetyltransferase, with the protein MTDPYIVGWAHSAFGKSEAPDTEALMAEVTGPALAHAGVEADDVDGIFVGVFNNGFSGQDFQGALVGMGNEALARVPATRYENACATGSAALHGAMDFIASGRGKIALVVGAEKMTATPGVEVGDILLGASYRAEEAGVGGGFAGLFGQIAGSYFQRYGDQSEALAMIAAKNHHNGMQNPLAHMQRDFDVAFCNTVSEKNPLVAGPLRRTDCSLVSDGAAAMVVAAPEVAAQLQRAIRFRARSHTNEPLALSRRDITRFDGARRAWELAFATSGLTLDDLSLVETHDCFTVAELLEYEAMGLTEPGQGSRAIREGWTAKDGRLPVNPSGGLKSKGHPIGATGVSMHVMAAMQLMGEAGGMQIPDAELAGVFNMGGAAVASYASILERVA; encoded by the coding sequence ATGACGGACCCTTATATCGTGGGCTGGGCCCATAGTGCCTTTGGCAAAAGCGAAGCACCCGATACCGAAGCGCTGATGGCTGAGGTCACAGGTCCGGCCTTGGCCCATGCGGGCGTGGAGGCCGATGACGTGGACGGCATATTTGTCGGCGTCTTCAACAACGGCTTCTCGGGTCAGGATTTTCAGGGGGCGCTGGTCGGCATGGGGAATGAGGCCTTGGCCCGCGTGCCCGCCACCCGATACGAGAATGCCTGCGCGACCGGTTCTGCCGCATTGCACGGGGCGATGGATTTTATTGCCAGCGGCCGGGGCAAGATCGCCTTGGTGGTGGGGGCCGAGAAGATGACCGCCACACCGGGCGTGGAGGTGGGCGATATCTTACTTGGCGCCTCCTATCGCGCGGAGGAAGCGGGCGTTGGCGGCGGCTTTGCCGGGCTCTTTGGGCAGATCGCGGGCAGCTATTTCCAGCGCTATGGTGACCAATCCGAAGCACTGGCAATGATCGCCGCAAAGAACCACCATAATGGAATGCAAAACCCTCTTGCGCATATGCAGCGGGATTTCGATGTCGCCTTTTGCAATACTGTGTCCGAGAAAAACCCTCTTGTGGCTGGCCCTCTGCGGCGCACGGATTGTTCGCTGGTCTCTGACGGCGCGGCCGCGATGGTTGTGGCCGCGCCTGAGGTGGCGGCCCAGCTACAGCGCGCCATCCGTTTCCGCGCCCGCAGCCATACGAATGAACCGCTGGCGCTGTCGCGGCGTGACATCACCCGCTTTGATGGCGCGCGGCGGGCGTGGGAGCTGGCATTCGCGACGAGCGGTCTGACGCTCGATGACCTAAGCCTTGTGGAAACTCACGACTGTTTCACCGTGGCGGAGCTGTTGGAGTATGAAGCGATGGGTCTTACCGAACCGGGGCAGGGCAGCCGCGCCATCCGCGAAGGATGGACGGCCAAGGACGGGCGGTTGCCGGTAAATCCTTCGGGTGGGCTTAAGTCCAAGGGTCACCCCATCGGGGCGACCGGCGTGTCGATGCATGTCATGGCGGCGATGCAATTGATGGGCGAGGCGGGCGGCATGCAGATCCCCGACGCCGAACTCGCCGGGGTCTTTAACATGGGTGGGGCGGCGGTGGCTTCCTACGCCTCGATCCTTGAGCGAGTGGCATGA
- a CDS encoding IclR family transcriptional regulator: MNGGDQASPASGSQAVDRALALLQITGRAAGRGVALSDLIEASGLGKPTVRRLMLALIRRGLVEQDGASRLYFLGEESYVLGTLATPRHGLLEIAADAAVRLAQVSGDTAFVNVRRGAAAVCLHREDGAFPIRTHALETGAQHPLGVGAGSLAMLSALPDAEVEMVLADNAERMATDYSAYDAALLRSDVARTRSRGFALNPGRIVPGSWGIGVALCRPDGSVAGAMSIAAIESRMLPPRDCELAELLKREAREIENRLARRMPQPVLKEDER, encoded by the coding sequence ATGAACGGCGGAGATCAGGCCTCCCCCGCCAGCGGCAGCCAAGCGGTGGACCGTGCATTAGCACTTCTGCAGATCACCGGGCGCGCAGCGGGGCGGGGGGTGGCGCTGTCGGATTTGATCGAGGCCTCGGGTCTAGGCAAACCGACGGTACGGCGGTTGATGCTTGCGCTGATCCGGCGCGGGCTGGTGGAACAGGATGGCGCCTCGCGGCTCTATTTTCTGGGAGAAGAAAGCTATGTCCTCGGCACTCTGGCAACCCCGCGCCATGGGCTGTTGGAGATCGCGGCGGATGCGGCTGTGCGGCTTGCGCAAGTGAGCGGGGACACGGCCTTCGTTAACGTGCGGCGCGGCGCAGCCGCGGTTTGTCTGCATCGCGAAGATGGGGCTTTTCCGATCCGGACGCACGCGCTTGAGACTGGCGCGCAGCATCCTTTGGGGGTCGGCGCCGGGTCGCTGGCGATGTTGAGCGCCTTGCCAGATGCAGAGGTCGAAATGGTGCTGGCTGACAACGCAGAGCGAATGGCCACAGACTACTCAGCATATGACGCCGCACTTTTGCGCAGCGATGTAGCGCGGACGCGCTCGCGGGGGTTTGCATTGAACCCCGGGCGGATCGTGCCCGGCAGTTGGGGCATCGGCGTGGCCCTTTGCCGCCCCGACGGCTCTGTCGCGGGCGCCATGTCGATCGCCGCTATAGAAAGCCGAATGTTGCCGCCGCGCGATTGTGAGTTGGCGGAATTATTAAAGCGCGAAGCGCGGGAAATTGAAAACCGGTTAGCGCGCAGGATGCCGCAGCCGGTACTGAAGGAGGATGAACGATGA
- a CDS encoding glutamine synthetase family protein: protein MTRLDTDLIMICASDVAGQLRGKAVPWRAWESRQKNGIGWTPTNVLQTSFGPIAPSPWGALGDLTIRPDPETLIDLEMEEAGIDESFALGDIFTLDDERWDCCLRGQLKTALERLEDRHGLRVKAAFEHEFHYSGLPKQEGLGYTLRTFRRLGTFPNAVMSVLDAAGLDIDTFMPEYGPGQCEVTVGPKPALRAADEAAILRDLVRACAQGQGERASFAPILHPDGVGNGVHVHFSLETLDGQPVCHDPTQPSEVARASGAFVAGILERLPEFLAIAAPSVPSYLRLQPHRWSAAFNNFGNKDRESAVRICPVFGTKDPEAMARKFHFEFRAADAAASPHLLLAALINAGLDGLDRDLTTPTPTETDLAKLSPEELKAAGCTRLASNLDDALSALTSSEWAAKAFGKTLIDVIDRHKRTEISLMEDLSDEEVCARYYEAY from the coding sequence GTGACGCGTCTCGATACCGACTTAATAATGATCTGCGCCAGTGACGTAGCAGGGCAACTGCGCGGTAAAGCGGTTCCATGGCGCGCATGGGAGTCGCGCCAAAAAAACGGCATCGGCTGGACACCGACGAATGTTCTGCAGACCTCTTTCGGCCCGATCGCACCTTCCCCATGGGGCGCATTAGGGGATCTTACGATCCGACCGGATCCAGAAACTTTGATCGACCTCGAAATGGAAGAGGCTGGCATTGACGAAAGTTTTGCCTTGGGTGACATCTTCACATTGGATGACGAACGGTGGGACTGCTGTCTGCGCGGCCAGCTCAAGACTGCGTTGGAACGGCTAGAAGACCGGCACGGCCTACGCGTCAAAGCGGCTTTCGAGCATGAGTTTCATTATTCAGGCCTGCCGAAACAAGAAGGGCTAGGCTACACGCTACGCACGTTCCGAAGGCTCGGCACATTCCCTAATGCTGTTATGTCGGTTCTGGACGCAGCGGGGCTCGACATTGACACGTTCATGCCGGAGTACGGGCCAGGCCAATGCGAAGTTACCGTCGGCCCAAAACCTGCATTACGAGCAGCAGATGAAGCTGCAATCTTAAGAGACTTGGTGCGCGCTTGTGCCCAAGGGCAGGGTGAACGCGCAAGCTTCGCTCCGATTTTGCATCCAGATGGCGTTGGCAATGGGGTGCATGTCCATTTCAGCCTTGAAACCTTAGATGGGCAACCGGTTTGCCACGACCCCACGCAACCTAGCGAAGTTGCGCGTGCATCGGGTGCCTTTGTGGCCGGCATTCTCGAACGACTACCCGAATTCTTGGCCATCGCCGCGCCCTCTGTTCCTTCATATCTCAGGCTCCAGCCTCATCGCTGGAGTGCTGCCTTCAACAATTTTGGGAACAAAGATCGTGAATCTGCGGTACGTATTTGCCCAGTCTTTGGCACCAAAGATCCGGAGGCCATGGCTCGGAAATTCCATTTTGAGTTTAGAGCCGCAGATGCGGCTGCCAGCCCCCACCTCTTGCTCGCAGCCTTAATCAATGCCGGTCTAGACGGCTTGGACCGCGACCTGACAACGCCGACGCCCACCGAAACAGACCTTGCCAAACTTAGCCCTGAGGAACTGAAGGCAGCTGGATGCACGCGCCTAGCATCGAACCTTGATGACGCGCTAAGCGCGCTCACATCTAGCGAATGGGCTGCTAAAGCATTTGGTAAAACCCTCATTGATGTCATCGACCGACACAAACGCACAGAGATCTCTCTAATGGAGGACTTATCAGATGAGGAAGTATGTGCCCGCTATTATGAAGCGTACTGA
- the mazF gene encoding endoribonuclease MazF, with the protein MTYIPEAGDIVWLQFNPQAGHRPALVLSPAKYNKIGLMLCCPMTTKVKGYPFEVVIKGSPISAALADQVESLDWKVRRAKRKGQVTISELAEVRAKSVALIKG; encoded by the coding sequence ATGACCTACATCCCAGAGGCAGGCGACATCGTCTGGCTGCAATTCAACCCACAAGCAGGACACCGTCCAGCGCTCGTCTTGAGCCCAGCAAAGTACAATAAGATCGGCTTGATGCTCTGCTGCCCGATGACGACCAAAGTAAAGGGATACCCCTTCGAAGTGGTTATCAAAGGGTCGCCGATTAGCGCAGCGCTTGCTGATCAAGTGGAAAGCCTGGATTGGAAAGTCAGAAGAGCAAAGCGGAAGGGTCAGGTAACCATATCGGAACTAGCAGAAGTGCGCGCCAAGTCCGTTGCGCTCATCAAGGGCTGA
- a CDS encoding IS30 family transposase, whose product MGAVYDQLSITERRKIERWRHAKVPVNEMARVLKRCRSTIFRELKRNHFSDESMPGCDGYYGAAAHLMQAERRARERKLIKHPELRKRVIERIKNGWTPEQISNRMIHEGAPLRVCQETIYRYIYSTEGQREDLWWYLPTHRVARRPRRTRRRREPKFHRDVSILFRPDDVAHRRQFGHWEADLMLFKQKLGQTNVTSLVERVSRFTVILKNPNKRTKPVMGKITSAIKDLPLVARRSITFDRGTGRALPSSATLVRKQ is encoded by the coding sequence ATGGGAGCCGTTTACGATCAACTGAGTATCACAGAACGACGCAAGATAGAACGCTGGAGACACGCGAAGGTCCCAGTTAACGAGATGGCGCGCGTTCTGAAGCGCTGCAGATCAACGATATTTCGCGAGCTAAAGCGCAACCATTTCTCGGACGAGAGCATGCCGGGATGCGATGGCTATTACGGTGCTGCTGCCCACCTCATGCAAGCGGAACGTCGTGCTCGAGAGCGCAAGCTGATTAAACATCCTGAGCTTCGCAAGCGCGTGATCGAGCGTATCAAGAACGGTTGGACACCCGAGCAGATCAGTAACCGCATGATCCACGAGGGTGCTCCGCTTAGGGTCTGCCAAGAAACCATCTATCGTTACATCTATTCCACAGAAGGTCAGCGCGAAGACCTGTGGTGGTATCTACCGACCCACCGTGTCGCCCGTAGACCACGCCGCACCAGAAGGCGTAGAGAACCCAAGTTCCACCGCGATGTCAGTATCCTGTTCCGCCCGGATGATGTCGCTCATCGCCGTCAGTTTGGTCACTGGGAAGCTGATTTGATGCTGTTCAAACAAAAGCTTGGCCAGACCAACGTCACCTCACTGGTTGAGCGCGTCAGCCGCTTCACCGTGATCCTGAAGAACCCCAACAAGCGCACCAAGCCGGTCATGGGCAAGATCACGAGTGCCATTAAAGATCTCCCCCTCGTAGCCCGACGGTCCATCACTTTTGATCGTGGAACCGGGCGCGCGCTACCCTCAAGTGCGACTCTTGTTAGAAAACAGTAG
- a CDS encoding type II toxin-antitoxin system prevent-host-death family antitoxin, with product MDVMTYSDARAHLKDVMDRAINDKQEVVVTRKKSESVVVVSLDTWNAVNETLHLLSTPNNASRLRASIAQLDAGTGNERDLAE from the coding sequence ATGGATGTTATGACCTATTCAGATGCACGAGCTCACCTGAAGGACGTCATGGATCGTGCGATCAATGATAAGCAAGAAGTTGTTGTGACGCGCAAAAAAAGTGAGTCCGTTGTGGTCGTATCCTTGGACACCTGGAACGCCGTTAACGAGACGTTGCACCTCTTGTCCACACCGAACAACGCATCCCGCTTACGCGCATCGATCGCGCAACTCGATGCTGGAACTGGCAATGAGCGTGACCTGGCCGAGTGA
- a CDS encoding acyl-CoA synthetase, with translation MMQPVTTRVMNLSQFLTESARRQPEEIGLVWGEETWGWSALEARATAFAAALRDRYGMRKGDRLLVQSANCNQMFEAAFACWKLGCVWVPANFRQTPEEVAWLAMSSGAKGLLAGAEFDAHIAACVDVAFTVAIGGAGEDDYDTLVAEFAGVPVAVAEVDRDDPAWFFFTSGTTGKPKAAVLTHGQLAFVITNHLCDLMPGTGPDDASIVVAPLSHGAGIHQLTQVAHGVKTILPGGAKFAPAEVWRLIAKWRVTNAFTVPTIVKMLVEHPSVHEHDYSSLRYIIYAGAPMYRADQIRAIEVLGPVLVQYFGLGEVTGNITVLPPAQHSADDAVMRIGTCGFARTGMQVQVQDAEGKEVAPGETGEVAVIGPAVFAGYHNNPEANAKAFRDGWFLTGDLGHMDAEGFLYLTDRASDMYISGGSNIYPREIEEKILQHPAISECAVLGVPDSTWGEVGIAVCVARDNAPKAADLLAWLEEKVPRYKMPKSLVFWDKMPQSGYGKITKKLIRAELLARGEISSV, from the coding sequence ATGATGCAGCCTGTCACCACCCGCGTCATGAACCTCTCGCAGTTTTTGACAGAGTCTGCGCGACGCCAGCCTGAGGAAATCGGTCTGGTCTGGGGCGAGGAAACCTGGGGCTGGTCCGCGTTGGAGGCCCGTGCCACCGCCTTCGCCGCCGCCCTGCGCGACCGCTATGGCATGCGCAAGGGTGATCGTTTGTTGGTGCAATCCGCGAACTGCAACCAGATGTTTGAGGCCGCCTTTGCCTGCTGGAAGCTCGGCTGCGTTTGGGTGCCCGCCAATTTCCGCCAAACGCCAGAAGAGGTCGCATGGCTTGCCATGTCTTCGGGGGCCAAAGGACTGTTGGCGGGGGCTGAGTTCGACGCCCATATCGCGGCTTGCGTGGATGTTGCCTTCACCGTCGCGATCGGCGGGGCCGGAGAGGATGATTACGACACGCTCGTGGCGGAGTTCGCAGGCGTGCCGGTCGCCGTGGCTGAAGTGGATCGTGACGATCCCGCGTGGTTCTTCTTTACCTCCGGCACGACCGGCAAGCCAAAGGCGGCCGTGTTAACGCATGGCCAGTTGGCCTTTGTCATTACCAACCATCTTTGCGACCTGATGCCGGGCACCGGGCCTGATGATGCGTCCATCGTCGTCGCACCCCTGTCCCATGGCGCGGGCATCCATCAGCTGACGCAGGTGGCACATGGGGTGAAAACCATTCTGCCCGGTGGGGCAAAGTTCGCCCCTGCGGAGGTTTGGCGCTTGATTGCCAAATGGCGCGTGACGAATGCCTTTACCGTGCCAACGATCGTGAAAATGCTGGTTGAACATCCTTCGGTTCATGAACATGACTATTCTAGCCTGCGCTACATCATCTATGCCGGGGCGCCGATGTACCGCGCCGACCAGATCCGCGCAATTGAGGTTTTAGGCCCTGTTCTGGTCCAGTATTTCGGCCTGGGCGAGGTGACGGGCAACATCACCGTGTTGCCCCCGGCGCAGCACTCCGCAGATGATGCCGTGATGCGGATCGGCACCTGCGGCTTTGCCCGGACGGGGATGCAGGTTCAGGTTCAGGACGCCGAGGGTAAAGAGGTCGCGCCCGGCGAGACCGGAGAGGTCGCCGTGATCGGTCCGGCTGTCTTTGCCGGCTACCACAACAACCCCGAGGCCAATGCCAAAGCGTTCCGCGACGGATGGTTCCTGACGGGCGACCTTGGGCATATGGATGCTGAAGGGTTCCTTTACCTCACCGATCGGGCGTCCGATATGTATATTTCGGGCGGCTCCAATATCTACCCGCGCGAGATCGAAGAGAAGATCCTGCAACACCCGGCGATCAGCGAATGCGCGGTGCTGGGCGTGCCAGATTCCACTTGGGGCGAGGTCGGTATCGCCGTGTGTGTGGCCCGTGATAACGCACCCAAAGCAGCTGATTTGCTGGCGTGGTTGGAGGAGAAAGTGCCGCGTTACAAAATGCCAAAGTCGTTGGTGTTCTGGGATAAAATGCCACAATCGGGCTATGGCAAAATCACCAAGAAGCTAATCCGCGCCGAGCTCTTGGCGCGAGGAGAAATTTCCAGTGTCTGA
- a CDS encoding AbrB/MazE/SpoVT family DNA-binding domain-containing protein has product MRVIVKKWGNSASVRIPAAIMQAAKLSLDTPVDVREENGRIIIEPDRSPEFLLDDLLNGITSDNAHASIKTGGPLGQETF; this is encoded by the coding sequence ATGCGCGTGATAGTGAAAAAATGGGGCAATAGTGCCTCCGTTCGGATACCTGCAGCCATTATGCAGGCAGCGAAGCTATCGCTCGATACTCCTGTTGATGTACGCGAAGAAAATGGACGTATTATCATTGAGCCAGATCGATCGCCGGAGTTTCTATTGGACGATTTGTTAAATGGAATTACCAGCGATAATGCTCATGCATCAATCAAGACTGGTGGGCCATTGGGGCAAGAAACCTTCTGA
- a CDS encoding type II toxin-antitoxin system HicA family toxin: MNNKHRKTLAVVFTDPVSGTIEWSAIERLLVAAGARVIEGNGSRVRFEKVGEVETFYRPHPAKKAKRYQVRAARAFLERIGITP, translated from the coding sequence ATGAACAACAAACATCGCAAAACGCTTGCCGTAGTTTTCACGGACCCTGTATCGGGGACGATTGAGTGGTCGGCGATTGAAAGGCTACTGGTTGCCGCGGGAGCACGGGTGATCGAGGGCAATGGCTCGCGCGTTCGGTTCGAGAAGGTTGGCGAGGTCGAGACGTTCTACCGCCCTCACCCGGCCAAGAAAGCCAAGCGGTATCAGGTTCGCGCTGCCCGTGCGTTTTTGGAGAGAATAGGAATTACGCCATGA
- a CDS encoding type II toxin-antitoxin system HicB family antitoxin, which yields MTNTMTYKGYSARIEYDDEDGIMTGQIAGIRDGVGFHADSVEELKEAFHEAVDDYVETCAKVGKEPQKPYSGRVMFRVDPEVHRKAALAAELSGKSLNQWAEDVLNRAACGGHPV from the coding sequence ATGACCAACACCATGACTTACAAAGGCTACTCTGCCCGCATCGAGTACGATGATGAGGACGGCATCATGACGGGCCAGATTGCGGGCATCCGTGACGGCGTAGGTTTTCATGCTGACAGTGTGGAAGAACTGAAAGAGGCGTTCCATGAGGCGGTTGATGATTACGTCGAGACCTGCGCCAAGGTGGGCAAGGAACCACAGAAGCCATACTCTGGCCGCGTAATGTTCCGCGTCGATCCAGAGGTGCACCGCAAGGCGGCACTGGCCGCAGAGCTGTCGGGCAAGAGCCTCAACCAGTGGGCGGAAGATGTGCTGAACCGTGCTGCGTGCGGCGGACACCCAGTATAG
- a CDS encoding type II toxin-antitoxin system CcdA family antitoxin, with protein MNSHTRKPTNLSLDADLLTQAKALKINLSRAAEDGVRVAVSVAKAQQWKAENAAAIRSSNAYVERHGLPLDKYRQF; from the coding sequence ATGAATTCGCATACAAGAAAACCAACAAACTTGTCGTTGGACGCAGATTTGCTTACTCAAGCTAAAGCGCTGAAGATAAACTTGTCTCGCGCTGCAGAGGATGGGGTGCGAGTGGCGGTTTCTGTGGCCAAGGCACAGCAATGGAAAGCGGAGAATGCCGCGGCAATCCGAAGTTCCAACGCATACGTCGAGAGGCATGGGCTGCCACTCGATAAGTACCGTCAATTCTGA